The Campylobacter concisus genome has a window encoding:
- the smpB gene encoding SsrA-binding protein SmpB produces the protein MKDLAKNKKALHDFSILETFEAGIVLKGSEVKALRAGRANLKDSFVRVIKGELFLLNAHISYLETTHSAFRPNERAARKLLMHRKQIDKIFGQVSQDGLALVVLALYLSDKNIVKARLALAKGKNLHDKRETLKRREADKEARAAIKRYV, from the coding sequence ATAAAAGATCTAGCAAAAAACAAAAAAGCTTTGCACGACTTTAGCATACTTGAGACCTTTGAGGCTGGTATCGTTTTAAAAGGTAGCGAGGTCAAGGCTCTAAGGGCTGGCAGAGCAAATTTAAAAGATAGCTTTGTGCGCGTCATAAAGGGCGAGCTTTTCTTACTAAACGCCCATATTAGCTATCTTGAAACCACACACAGCGCATTTCGTCCAAACGAGCGAGCAGCCAGAAAACTTTTGATGCACAGAAAGCAGATCGATAAAATTTTCGGTCAAGTCTCACAAGATGGGCTTGCTCTAGTTGTTTTAGCACTTTATCTAAGCGATAAAAACATCGTAAAAGCAAGGTTAGCCCTTGCAAAAGGTAAAAATTTACACGATAAGCGCGAGACTTTAAAAAGACGCGAGGCAGACAAAGAGGCAAGAGCTGCCATAAAAAGATATGTTTAA
- the flgB gene encoding flagellar basal body rod protein FlgB, with product MFVLDRSKSSPLVESALAGRELRQKLISGNLANVDTPFYKARDVRFEDVLREKANEIYNVSESKKLNLAKTNEAHMAAVDFPKSDTAQIFLRDGHMARNDENTVDLDVETTEMGKNTVMINALDSAYKAQGNIFKSVIDASAKN from the coding sequence ATGTTTGTTTTAGATAGATCAAAATCTAGCCCACTCGTCGAATCAGCCCTTGCAGGCAGAGAACTACGCCAAAAGCTCATCTCTGGTAACCTTGCAAATGTTGATACGCCATTTTACAAGGCTAGAGATGTAAGATTTGAAGATGTTTTAAGAGAAAAAGCAAATGAAATTTACAACGTTTCAGAGAGCAAAAAACTAAATTTAGCTAAAACAAACGAAGCACACATGGCTGCGGTTGATTTTCCAAAAAGCGACACAGCTCAAATTTTCTTGCGCGATGGCCACATGGCTAGAAACGATGAAAACACAGTCGATCTTGATGTTGAGACAACAGAAATGGGCAAAAATACAGTTATGATAAACGCCCTTGATAGCGCTTACAAGGCTCAGGGCAATATCTTTAAAAGCGTAATAGACGCAAGTGCTAAGAACTAG
- a CDS encoding thioredoxin translates to MKNLLVLIIALFAFFGCGEDESSSANFKEFSPNEEIKLVDVSGKELTLVRKDHGFAIKNDENKVLMIDIFGTFCPPCQKEAAELTKYQLENKDKFTLIGLTHFENVTNEYVLHEFMQKFNAYYFITNDQKINDRLAEQIVRDIEYKHEIALPFKVVIKNGEYQILTDVDSGQYGVKYYLGGIKVTKMKEDLAKIYETK, encoded by the coding sequence ATGAAGAATTTACTTGTTTTAATAATCGCTTTATTTGCTTTTTTTGGTTGTGGCGAAGATGAGAGCAGCAGTGCAAATTTTAAAGAATTTAGTCCAAATGAAGAGATTAAGCTTGTAGATGTAAGCGGCAAGGAGCTTACTTTAGTTCGAAAAGATCATGGCTTTGCTATCAAAAATGATGAAAATAAGGTTTTAATGATCGACATTTTTGGCACATTTTGCCCACCTTGCCAAAAAGAGGCAGCCGAGCTTACAAAATATCAGCTTGAAAACAAAGATAAATTTACGCTAATCGGACTAACTCACTTTGAAAATGTCACAAATGAGTATGTTTTGCATGAATTTATGCAAAAATTTAATGCCTACTACTTCATAACAAATGATCAAAAGATAAATGACAGGCTTGCCGAGCAAATCGTAAGAGATATCGAATACAAACATGAGATCGCACTGCCTTTTAAAGTGGTAATAAAAAACGGCGAATATCAAATTTTAACAGACGTAGATAGCGGACAATACGGAGTTAAATACTATCTTGGCGGCATAAAAGTCACAAAAATGAAAGAAGATTTGGCAAAAATCTATGAAACAAAATAA